The Desulfomicrobium orale DSM 12838 genome includes a window with the following:
- a CDS encoding lipid II flippase MurJ, whose translation MTAVIPLGAPLYRRSPQEGLLFFSEVFGWVLFWAIILLGGVYALLSFVIGHGFLGLDSMQARLADDMYVPLLSTLFFNCLIAFFSPLILIAGRHWNTLAEIIPSICIFLALIFSNIFFNPLLWGTVVGFFLQCIFLIFCLFSLDIPLRPSWAFSSPEWVNFSRVLFPLAAIQALTIFPGIIDQVWAARLETGSVSIFNYANRLFSLLSSFAMIVIARSMLPLLSMQARSSFVLRLTIQWMVIVFILGTLLGSLCALFLDDIVKIFFERGAFTVADTKYVGRVFFYSLWSIPFYFSFFLGLQLFFSTRRYCIIIFIYFIMILVKFVGNFFLIRIYAVSAFMLTSTLMYALGLILIIASLVTIRNGREEARLFWTENDRS comes from the coding sequence ATGACCGCAGTTATCCCTCTTGGAGCTCCGCTTTATCGTCGATCTCCGCAGGAAGGACTGCTTTTTTTTTCTGAGGTTTTTGGGTGGGTATTATTTTGGGCAATTATTCTTCTGGGCGGAGTGTATGCTCTGCTTTCATTCGTAATCGGGCATGGTTTTCTGGGACTTGACTCAATGCAAGCTCGACTTGCGGATGATATGTATGTACCTCTGTTATCGACTCTTTTTTTTAATTGCCTAATTGCTTTTTTTTCGCCTTTGATTCTTATTGCTGGACGACACTGGAATACTCTTGCAGAGATAATTCCTTCTATATGTATTTTTTTAGCTCTTATATTTTCAAACATATTTTTTAACCCTTTACTATGGGGAACTGTGGTTGGCTTTTTCCTGCAGTGTATTTTTTTAATTTTTTGTCTGTTTTCTTTAGATATTCCTCTTCGTCCAAGTTGGGCTTTTTCATCTCCAGAGTGGGTAAATTTTTCAAGGGTGCTGTTTCCGCTAGCTGCTATTCAGGCTCTAACAATATTTCCTGGGATTATTGACCAAGTTTGGGCAGCTCGCTTGGAAACTGGATCTGTTTCTATATTCAACTATGCAAATAGATTGTTTTCTTTGCTGAGCTCTTTTGCAATGATCGTGATTGCTCGATCTATGCTCCCTCTTCTTTCTATGCAGGCAAGAAGTTCTTTTGTCCTTCGACTTACAATTCAATGGATGGTTATCGTATTTATTTTGGGGACTTTATTGGGATCTCTGTGTGCATTATTTCTTGATGATATCGTTAAAATTTTTTTTGAGCGAGGTGCTTTTACTGTAGCTGATACGAAATATGTGGGCAGAGTATTTTTTTATTCTTTGTGGAGCATCCCTTTTTATTTTTCTTTCTTTTTGGGATTGCAACTTTTTTTTTCTACAAGACGATATTGTATAATCATCTTTATATACTTTATAATGATTCTAGTTAAATTCGTTGGAAATTTTTTTTTGATACGGATCTACGCCGTTTCTGCCTTTATGTTGACGAGCACACTGATGTATGCTCTTGGGCTGATCTTGATTATTGCGAGCCTTGTAACAATTCGAAATGGTAGAGAGGAGGCTCGATTGTTTTGGACGGAAAACGATAGAAGTTAG
- a CDS encoding glycosyltransferase, with the protein MKNVCLFNFPAMENFHGYRLKSFDPLKYFSRFAHWGLGDLFRFGVHGWNYRCALLDAGGIDRLYRERNIEYMQMIKDFVDEFKDYDLIVMSTYNFIHPEVWWKYLQKPIKILGFIDDPYSTLRRDLPCLWAFDGAFYISPSYIDDLLFKDVFSRWGKPARWFPLVFSKFEKPQEDNEEFFRRRKIDICYVGNPHPMKIDRLIKIKKYFKERVNIYGRWKFKGYEGFLRCLYGRKIYPYRVHSLTDIERKILYWNAKIGFNMHVSDACYETGNARMYEIPAHGMMMVCDKGGASAHEFIFEDGTEAIYYDSIEEAIEVMAYYSVHEEERVSIARRGYERFWENYEWEKNLKEFLDWAINLQK; encoded by the coding sequence ATGAAAAACGTATGCCTTTTTAATTTTCCAGCGATGGAAAATTTCCATGGATACAGACTGAAATCTTTTGATCCATTAAAATATTTTAGCCGTTTTGCTCATTGGGGTTTAGGGGATCTGTTTCGCTTTGGGGTTCATGGATGGAATTATCGGTGTGCTTTACTGGATGCTGGTGGAATAGATCGACTGTATCGAGAGAGAAATATTGAGTATATGCAGATGATAAAGGATTTTGTGGATGAATTTAAAGATTATGATTTAATTGTCATGTCTACATATAATTTTATTCATCCCGAGGTTTGGTGGAAGTATCTGCAAAAACCAATCAAAATTCTTGGATTTATAGATGATCCTTATTCAACTCTGCGGAGGGATTTGCCTTGTTTATGGGCTTTTGACGGGGCATTTTATATCTCTCCAAGCTACATTGATGACCTTCTATTTAAGGATGTATTTAGTCGTTGGGGGAAGCCTGCTCGTTGGTTTCCTCTTGTTTTTTCAAAATTTGAAAAGCCACAAGAAGATAATGAAGAGTTTTTTAGGCGACGTAAAATTGATATTTGTTATGTTGGAAATCCACATCCAATGAAAATAGATAGGCTAATAAAAATTAAAAAATATTTTAAGGAGAGGGTAAATATCTACGGGAGATGGAAATTTAAGGGATATGAAGGATTTTTGCGCTGTCTTTATGGGAGGAAAATATATCCGTATAGAGTTCATTCCCTTACAGATATAGAGCGTAAAATATTGTATTGGAATGCAAAGATAGGTTTTAATATGCATGTTTCTGATGCATGTTATGAAACAGGAAACGCTCGTATGTATGAAATTCCTGCACATGGCATGATGATGGTTTGTGATAAGGGTGGAGCGAGTGCTCACGAGTTTATTTTTGAGGATGGGACAGAAGCTATCTACTATGATTCAATAGAAGAGGCAATTGAGGTTATGGCCTATTACTCTGTACACGAAGAGGAGCGTGTGTCTATAGCTCGGCGTGGGTATGAACGTTTTTGGGAGAATTACGAGTGGGAAAAAAATTTAAAAGAGTTTTTGGATTGGGCAATCAATCTTCAAAAATGA
- a CDS encoding class I SAM-dependent methyltransferase yields MEQKKLWDYYQAEGKSIFGGSYLRLHFLASRCKKKEKVLNIGIGGGLFEKIALHKGLDIYSLDPSENAIEELTHIIGIEKARVGFSNKIPFLDNFFDVVIMSEVLEHLEGDVLKETFREVYRVLRKGGRFMGTVPNDEVLSESIIICPGCGNRFHRWGHLQQFNKYNLREMLQNTFLCVSVVKRGWLSRERLNVLTWIYSRLNDLLYKLNMRRYKANLFFCCKK; encoded by the coding sequence ATGGAACAAAAAAAACTTTGGGACTACTATCAAGCAGAAGGAAAGTCGATTTTTGGTGGGAGTTATCTACGTCTCCATTTTCTTGCTTCAAGATGTAAAAAAAAAGAAAAGGTTTTGAATATTGGCATTGGAGGTGGACTTTTTGAGAAGATTGCTCTGCATAAAGGATTGGATATTTATTCGTTAGATCCGAGTGAAAATGCAATTGAAGAGTTGACGCATATAATCGGTATTGAAAAGGCAAGAGTAGGCTTTTCAAATAAAATTCCCTTTTTAGATAATTTTTTTGATGTAGTAATTATGAGTGAAGTTTTAGAGCATCTTGAGGGAGATGTTTTGAAAGAAACATTTCGTGAGGTGTATAGAGTCCTTCGGAAAGGTGGACGTTTTATGGGGACAGTGCCAAATGATGAAGTCTTGAGCGAATCAATTATAATTTGCCCCGGATGTGGAAATAGATTTCATCGATGGGGTCATCTTCAGCAATTTAACAAATATAATTTGAGAGAGATGCTTCAAAATACATTCTTATGTGTAAGTGTTGTTAAAAGAGGATGGCTTTCTCGTGAGCGTCTGAATGTTCTAACTTGGATTTATTCAAGGTTAAATGACTTATTATATAAGCTTAATATGAGAAGATATAAGGCGAACTTATTTTTTTGTTGTAAAAAATAG
- a CDS encoding TylF/MycF/NovP-related O-methyltransferase yields the protein MTGNNFFWRKIFHTRVFRGIKSAYYLIRTDQYDMFRIFFLRKIARIIMLKYRFKWPQMMWWDNDGFNKILSVFDELDSLNTDRRWMLSQLVRLTDSVHGDTVECGVYRGLGTYIICKINSSCTLKRTHHVFDSFSGVSCPADVDGKHWAKGDLSYEEDLVRKNLADFSNIIFYKGWIPDKFQKISDRKFSFVHIDVDLFQPTKESLEFFYPRLNEGGIILCDDYGFTTCPGATKACDDFLVDKPEKMLAMSGGGGFFIKGVPTSVGWNKI from the coding sequence ATGACGGGAAATAATTTTTTTTGGAGGAAAATATTTCATACTCGTGTCTTTCGAGGAATAAAGTCGGCATATTATTTGATTCGTACTGATCAGTATGATATGTTTCGTATTTTCTTTTTAAGAAAAATAGCTCGTATTATCATGTTGAAATATAGATTTAAGTGGCCACAAATGATGTGGTGGGATAATGATGGGTTTAATAAAATACTTTCAGTGTTTGACGAGCTTGATAGTCTAAATACTGATAGGCGGTGGATGCTTTCTCAGCTTGTTCGTTTGACAGATAGCGTGCATGGTGATACAGTAGAATGTGGGGTATATAGAGGGTTGGGAACATATATTATATGTAAGATTAATTCATCTTGTACATTGAAAAGAACCCATCACGTTTTTGATTCGTTCTCGGGTGTTTCTTGTCCTGCTGATGTTGATGGAAAGCATTGGGCTAAAGGAGATCTTTCTTATGAGGAGGATTTAGTACGTAAAAATTTGGCAGATTTTTCTAATATTATATTTTATAAAGGATGGATTCCAGATAAATTTCAGAAAATTTCAGACAGAAAATTTTCCTTTGTTCATATTGATGTAGACCTCTTTCAGCCCACAAAAGAAAGTCTTGAGTTTTTTTATCCACGTCTTAATGAAGGTGGAATCATTCTTTGTGATGATTATGGCTTTACAACATGTCCAGGAGCAACCAAAGCTTGTGATGACTTTTTAGTCGACAAGCCAGAAAAAATGCTGGCTATGTCCGGAGGAGGGGGATTTTTCATCAAGGGAGTACCTACGTCTGTCGGGTGGAACAAAATATAG
- a CDS encoding FkbM family methyltransferase translates to MIVDILKKIINFLGIRKYILKLLTVYGRIFPYRVVSRGGIKYGIDLTEAIDFNIFLGGWEPKTLKFLRDNLRSGDVVIEVGANVGAHTLVMSRIVEKSGHVYAFEPTDFAMSKLKRNVELNKEFSGNITLLQNIVTNGELSVPRQRIRSSWKLDSESPAVYAEEECSFSEPVSIDRFVDEYKIGKLNLIKIDTDGYDLKVLQGAQKALSVFSPVVFIELCQYTLMEQGDSVQEIFYLLANIGYTGYFEDGQKIISIEEVLNFVKMDTSINAIFKFS, encoded by the coding sequence ATGATAGTAGATATATTAAAAAAAATTATAAATTTTTTAGGGATTAGAAAATATATTCTTAAATTATTAACAGTTTATGGAAGGATATTCCCCTATAGGGTTGTTTCTAGGGGAGGAATTAAGTATGGCATTGATTTAACAGAAGCGATTGATTTCAATATATTTCTTGGTGGTTGGGAGCCAAAAACATTAAAATTTTTGCGCGACAATTTAAGAAGTGGAGATGTTGTTATTGAAGTTGGGGCCAATGTAGGGGCTCATACATTAGTCATGTCCAGAATTGTAGAAAAATCTGGGCATGTTTATGCTTTTGAGCCAACAGACTTTGCGATGTCAAAATTAAAAAGAAATGTGGAGTTGAACAAAGAATTTAGTGGGAATATTACTTTATTGCAAAATATTGTTACAAATGGAGAGCTAAGCGTACCAAGGCAGAGGATACGTTCAAGCTGGAAATTAGATTCTGAAAGTCCTGCCGTATATGCAGAAGAAGAATGTAGCTTTTCGGAGCCAGTATCAATAGATAGATTTGTTGATGAATATAAGATTGGTAAGCTGAACCTCATAAAAATAGATACAGATGGATATGATCTAAAAGTTCTCCAAGGAGCTCAAAAAGCACTTTCTGTATTTAGCCCAGTGGTATTTATCGAACTGTGTCAGTATACCCTAATGGAACAGGGAGATTCGGTTCAAGAGATATTTTATCTCTTAGCAAATATAGGTTACACCGGATATTTTGAAGATGGGCAGAAGATAATTTCCATCGAAGAAGTGCTGAATTTTGTAAAAATGGACACATCGATTAATGCCATTTTTAAATTTTCTTAG
- a CDS encoding class I SAM-dependent methyltransferase, producing MKLHLGCGKRYIGGYIHIDAIEYPHIDHVSTIDHLSFIPDSSIDIIYNCHVLEHFKRREVGTVLSEWYRVLKKNGVLRTAVPDFEKLCEVYRRYKDISKIVGPIFGKQDYLYNIHYNVFDFESLSAVLASAGFGKIQRYDWRETEHADVDDFSQAYIPHMDKENGILISLNVECVKL from the coding sequence ATGAAGCTTCATCTTGGATGCGGGAAAAGATACATTGGCGGATATATTCATATAGATGCGATAGAATATCCACATATTGATCATGTTTCAACAATTGACCATCTGTCTTTCATCCCTGATTCAAGTATTGATATAATATATAATTGTCATGTTCTTGAGCACTTCAAAAGAAGGGAGGTTGGGACTGTCCTTTCGGAGTGGTATCGTGTACTTAAAAAAAATGGAGTGTTGCGTACTGCTGTCCCTGATTTTGAAAAGCTTTGTGAAGTTTATAGGCGATATAAGGACATCTCAAAGATTGTTGGCCCAATATTTGGAAAACAGGATTATCTTTATAATATACACTATAATGTATTTGACTTCGAGAGCCTGTCCGCTGTCCTTGCTTCTGCTGGATTTGGAAAGATTCAGCGGTATGATTGGCGGGAAACTGAACATGCAGATGTGGATGACTTTTCTCAGGCTTATATCCCTCACATGGATAAGGAAAATGGAATTTTAATTAGTTTAAATGTTGAATGTGTAAAATTATAG